The Babylonia areolata isolate BAREFJ2019XMU chromosome 22, ASM4173473v1, whole genome shotgun sequence genome contains a region encoding:
- the LOC143297073 gene encoding uncharacterized protein LOC143297073 has protein sequence MKGSTLTTSEPRIRLPDNQSTEGVGEGDEVEYGSLYLRFHVTYMLWVTVPPVLLAVGWFGNVMTVVVMRAMRTSESTACLSVYFTALAVSDLCLLTTSVLWDWPVMAFNTKIPYLRDLPCTVPFFFSYTSSMTSAWFLVAMTCQRLMSVVLPHRVAVLCTVKRGVIITASIVTLVCFLNVYIFFIYHLQNVDGEYEECVSVDEGIAYLFRLLDLFLASVIPFLFLIMTNAVLIHRAMQSVQISRELTWNKAQQTASRSSKVSSMTRTLILTSLAFLLLTLPTCILDMYLEAVGFYKNEIEDERVSEMLTVAETICVMLWISNSAINFYIYVLSGSKFRLETKRCFCVCFKAMTKPLKEMSSGEW, from the coding sequence ATGAAGGGGTCAACGCTCACCACATCAGAGCCACGCATACGTCTTCCTGACAACCAGTCAACAGAAGGTGTTGGTGAAGGCGATGAGGTGGAATACGGCTCCTTGTATCTTCGGTTCCACGTGACGTACATGCTGTGGGTGACGGTGCCCCCAGTGCTGCTGGCGGTGGGGTGGTTTGGTAACGTGATGACCGTAGTGGTGATGCGAGCGATGCGGACCTCAGAatccactgcctgtctgtctgtgtacttcaCCGCTCTGGCAGTGTCCGATCTCTGTCTCCTCACCACTTCCGTGCTGTGGGACTGGCCTGTCATGGCGTTCAACACCAAAATCCCCTACCTTAGGGACCTCCCCTGCAccgtccctttcttcttctcgtacACGTCCTCCATGACGTCAGCCTGGTTTCTGGTGGCTATGACGTGTCAGCGGCTGATGTCAGTGGTGTTACCTCACCGCGTGGCTGTTTTGTGCACTGTCAAGCGAGGGGTGATCATCACTGCCAGCATAGTGACGTTGGTCTGTTTTTTAAACGTGTACATCTTCTTCATCTATCACCTGCAGAACGTGGATGGGGAATACGAGGAATGCGTGAGCGTCGACGAAGGTATTGCTTACTTATTCAGACTGTTGGATCTTTTCTTAGCATCGGTGATCCCGTTCCTGTTCCTGATCATGACCAATGCCGTTCTGATCCATCGGGCAATGCAGTCCGTACAGATCTCTCGCGAACTGACATGGAACAAAGCACAGCAGACAGCGTCACGATCTTCCAAAGTCTCATCCATGACACGGACTCTAATTCTGACGTCTTTGGCGTTCCTGCTACTCACGCTGCCAACGTGTATTCTGGACATGTACTTGGAAGCTGTCGGTTTCTACAAAAATGAAATTGAAGACGAACGTGTGAGTGAAATGCTAACTGTGGCGGAGACCATCTGTGTGATGTTATGGATCAGCAACAGCGCCATCAACTTTTACATCTATGTTTTGAGTGGCAGCAAATTCAGACTGGAAACCAAacggtgtttctgtgtgtgtttcaaagcgATGACAAAACCTCTCAAGGAAATGAGCTCCGGAGAATGGTAG